Proteins co-encoded in one Ignavibacteria bacterium genomic window:
- a CDS encoding sugar transferase, producing the protein MIIKYPSYKYFYALSDFLTLTVSFILSQEVYLFYFSSQKTFLYNLEVDDFLLLIIVNIMFIFIFHYFHLYKLSVFLTRVNQTVTIMKSLIYGIFVIVVISFFMKFNILTDSRLTLLIFFIISLSLFIIIRVFILFRLYNKILSKTIFKRRILVVGAGKSGQLVAQKITFENYFGNEIIGYVDETKEIDSVIFNGIKVLGRLKDLSEIHRNYNYDEIIICIDKIEYGELLQIIDECKKQKTSVKVVSNLFGIISDKYLSEQYENIALTDVSTKININVYLLIKRLIDIIGSSLGIIILLPLFLILGVFIKITSNGPIIFKQVRIGKDGKPFHFYKFRSMKEIEGEDNERVEKMLNYMKGGDPGYKEKIVNNSRITGIGYIIRKYSLDELPQLFNVLKGDMSLVGPRPCLPYEYQHYDEWQKRRLSVTPGCTGLWQVSGRSAVSFNDSVIMDIYYINNITPWLDLQLIFKTIPVMIFAKGGK; encoded by the coding sequence ATGATTATAAAATATCCTTCGTACAAATATTTTTATGCTTTATCCGATTTTCTTACACTGACAGTATCTTTTATTTTATCTCAAGAGGTTTATTTATTTTACTTTTCAAGTCAAAAAACATTTTTGTACAATTTAGAAGTTGATGATTTCCTTTTATTAATAATCGTAAATATAATGTTTATTTTTATATTTCATTATTTCCATTTGTACAAACTTAGTGTATTTCTAACTCGAGTAAATCAGACGGTTACAATAATGAAATCTTTAATTTACGGGATATTCGTAATTGTAGTGATTTCATTCTTTATGAAATTTAATATTCTAACGGATTCCAGGCTTACATTGCTGATATTTTTTATTATCTCCTTAAGTCTTTTTATTATAATCCGTGTTTTTATTTTATTCAGACTTTACAATAAAATACTATCTAAAACCATTTTTAAAAGAAGGATATTAGTCGTTGGTGCAGGTAAGTCAGGACAGTTAGTTGCACAGAAAATCACATTTGAGAATTATTTTGGGAATGAAATTATAGGGTATGTTGATGAAACTAAAGAAATAGATTCGGTTATATTTAATGGGATTAAGGTTCTCGGACGTCTTAAGGATTTAAGTGAAATACATAGAAATTACAATTATGACGAAATAATAATTTGTATTGACAAAATTGAATATGGGGAACTACTTCAAATAATAGATGAATGTAAGAAGCAAAAAACTTCAGTAAAGGTTGTATCAAATCTATTTGGTATTATATCTGATAAATATCTATCAGAGCAATACGAAAATATTGCATTAACAGATGTATCGACAAAGATAAATATAAATGTATATTTACTCATAAAAAGACTTATTGATATTATTGGATCGAGTTTAGGAATTATTATATTACTACCACTTTTCTTAATATTGGGAGTATTTATTAAAATAACATCAAATGGGCCGATAATATTTAAACAAGTTAGAATTGGAAAAGATGGGAAACCATTCCATTTCTATAAATTTAGGTCGATGAAAGAAATAGAGGGTGAGGATAATGAACGTGTAGAGAAAATGCTTAATTATATGAAAGGTGGAGATCCTGGCTACAAAGAAAAAATAGTGAACAATTCCAGAATAACAGGTATTGGATATATTATTAGAAAATATAGCCTTGACGAATTACCTCAATTGTTTAATGTATTAAAAGGTGATATGAGTCTTGTTGGTCCAAGACCCTGTTTGCCTTATGAATATCAGCATTACGATGAATGGCAAAAGAGGAGATTATCTGTCACCCCAGGCTGTACCGGATTATGGCAGGTTTCAGGAAGGAGTGCAGTGAGTTTTAATGATTCTGTTATAATGGATATATATTATATTAACAATATTACACCTTGGTTAGATTTGCAGCTAATTTTTAAAACCATACCAGTAATGATTTTTGCTAAGGGAGGTAAATAA
- a CDS encoding BatA domain-containing protein → MFLNNIILLSLIAVAVPILLHLLNLQKVQKMEFSTIMFLKEIQKSKFRRLRIKNLFLLLVRIAIIVFLIFSFADPFLKGYSGKNSDSKKLGIIFIDSSFSMLYKKDSANLFSKALTVADRISSTYSSSDELISLVAKVQSDTSNSYIPVKPNLNSILNKTNEIFENRNQNTSEIFIISDMQKVNFHDNLYQPDNYSNFYFIDVAENEMPNISVSNIIIESKILGISFPLNLKVIVRNHTNNFIIEEKLSLYNNSTFLEEKYFDLKPNEIKQIDFLYKPVSVGIQTLKVELKSPNKQLDAFSEDNLFIKQIYIPEKLNIAIISGIRESSKYIKAVFDAANLNSPNEKVYNYTESTFLDNLQQYDAVYLCGIKEFSDTDRKNIRNFSESGKMIVIFLSDNINIESYNKILGEKINNLNKVNTNASISEIDTESSLFSDIFKIKKGETFNSSTLDKINLKSYFSIVPSQNSITLISLQLLNSNTTIPLIISSLTPTSPLFVTVSSDNTMSSFAEHSLFAPFILRSATHTSNSALYPAPSSLSTTPYTIYPERDTLESNSELINENVLKTALDTKGIKNYQIIPNSKLQSLESIIYENRTGKSLWYIPLIIVLTLILLEIYVSRIK, encoded by the coding sequence GTGTTTCTAAATAACATAATATTATTATCTCTTATTGCTGTTGCCGTCCCAATTCTTCTCCATCTACTGAACCTTCAAAAAGTTCAGAAAATGGAGTTCAGCACTATCATGTTCCTTAAAGAAATCCAAAAATCAAAATTCCGCCGACTCCGAATAAAAAATCTTTTTCTCCTTCTTGTAAGAATAGCTATCATTGTTTTTCTTATCTTCTCATTTGCAGATCCCTTTCTTAAAGGTTACTCCGGAAAAAACTCGGATTCAAAGAAACTCGGTATAATATTCATCGATAGCTCTTTCAGCATGTTGTACAAAAAGGATTCTGCAAATTTATTCTCAAAAGCATTAACCGTGGCTGACCGCATAAGTAGCACATACTCATCATCCGATGAATTAATTTCATTAGTCGCTAAAGTTCAATCAGATACATCAAACAGCTATATCCCTGTAAAACCAAACTTGAATTCAATACTAAATAAAACAAACGAAATCTTTGAAAATAGAAATCAAAACACTTCAGAAATTTTTATCATAAGCGACATGCAAAAAGTTAATTTTCATGATAACCTCTACCAACCGGATAATTACTCAAACTTCTACTTCATCGATGTCGCGGAAAATGAAATGCCGAATATTTCTGTAAGTAATATTATTATCGAGTCTAAAATCCTGGGAATCTCATTTCCTTTAAATCTGAAAGTCATTGTCAGAAATCATACTAATAATTTTATTATAGAAGAAAAACTTTCACTATACAACAACAGTACATTTCTGGAAGAGAAATACTTTGACCTTAAACCAAATGAAATTAAACAAATTGATTTCTTGTACAAACCGGTATCAGTCGGAATCCAGACTCTGAAAGTCGAGCTTAAATCACCCAATAAACAATTGGATGCATTCAGCGAAGACAATCTCTTCATTAAGCAAATTTATATTCCCGAAAAACTTAACATAGCAATCATTTCCGGAATCCGTGAATCTTCAAAATACATTAAAGCTGTTTTCGATGCAGCCAATTTAAATTCACCGAATGAAAAAGTCTATAATTACACTGAATCAACCTTCCTTGACAATTTACAGCAATACGATGCCGTTTATCTCTGCGGAATAAAAGAATTCTCTGACACCGACAGAAAAAATATAAGAAATTTCTCCGAATCAGGAAAAATGATTGTAATATTCCTATCTGACAATATCAACATCGAAAGTTACAACAAGATTTTAGGAGAAAAAATAAACAATCTCAATAAAGTAAATACTAATGCATCCATCAGTGAAATCGACACCGAATCCTCACTATTCAGTGATATATTCAAAATAAAAAAAGGTGAAACCTTTAACAGTTCCACCCTTGATAAAATAAACTTAAAATCCTATTTCAGTATAGTCCCATCACAAAATTCTATCACATTAATATCATTACAATTACTAAACTCCAACACCACAATCCCTCTCATTATTTCTTCCCTAACCCCAACATCCCCCCTCTTCGTAACCGTATCCTCTGATAACACAATGTCATCATTTGCCGAACACTCCCTATTTGCTCCCTTCATACTTCGTTCCGCCACTCACACTTCTAACTCCGCATTATACCCTGCTCCTTCATCCCTATCCACTACACCATATACAATATACCCTGAAAGAGATACCCTCGAATCCAACTCTGAACTCATAAACGAAAACGTATTAAAAACAGCCCTTGACACAAAAGGTATAAAAAATTACCAAATAATCCCAAACAGTAAATTACAGTCACTCGAATCCATCATCTACGAAAACCGCACAGGCAAATCTCTCTGGTACATACCTCTCATTATCGTTCTCACTCTCATCCTCTTGGAAATATATGTGTCAAGGATAAAATAA
- a CDS encoding SpoIIE family protein phosphatase, producing the protein MKLFNNISENTLRFFIILIAFFCLILSLIAFENNFFSKRMTTDDCLWIDKTDSLGNHFLMITQIIPGGVADEAGIKDGDLLIAINGISLSQSMKAMDILNKFSSEFITYTVLRNDEIMDFKIWVYKFTNYSFLIFWIVGLGFLFVGTAVGYSKPKELTSKLFFFFSAAASIGLIMYSGTSPAGAIQIEIVTIWQKIFFITLNILFLTGAVCIPPLYVHLFLTFPVKYEFRRRKLFILLLYAIVVLPVLVNIITSAKFNRILSLFLFQVAPVLYFILGTVFYRRSLSKVIDPALKKSLSIISKGFFLGGLGISYYLIYNLINNKPVFLVNPIHLTPSILVMAIPISFGYSIMKYRIFDTEFLVKKSIVFGIVTLTIVILYLVLVFVLNSFFREVFEGSNQMMIITFIIIFTFSFDFVNKQAKSFVDKQFFRENYNYRKSLLEFSKELSRISDIDDLVAKIRTFLNETVGINYFNLRVLSSKYIKSLGLTNDFDLDKLLLKITKYNSGEAVIINAANINELGISDTEKSLLSGINLIIPINHKNELIGALTFGSKSSGKAFSEEDIDLLKSFASQSAVSLENTRLNIEQINKQKYEEEVNIAKRIQNGLLPKEKSAHSRLVISGYSEPAREIGGDFYDIINISKDKVLVAIADVSDKGIPAALYMSQVQAVLQFASNIFPSPKEMLGEINKQIYSQFNRKSFVTILLALFDLNQNIVQVARAGHTPLIRLRNNSIENIYTKGIGIGLDKENIFNTNIEEQTFDITPNDIYMLYSDGVSESMNAQKDLFGSERIEKILLQNHNASPETIKSSLLASISNFTQNIEIHDDITFVILKITP; encoded by the coding sequence ATGAAATTATTTAACAACATATCCGAAAACACTCTGAGATTTTTCATAATTCTCATTGCATTCTTTTGCCTTATACTTTCATTAATCGCTTTCGAAAACAATTTCTTCTCCAAGCGCATGACAACCGACGATTGCCTTTGGATTGATAAAACAGATTCTCTCGGTAATCACTTCCTTATGATTACTCAGATAATCCCTGGTGGTGTCGCAGATGAAGCAGGAATTAAAGACGGTGACCTGCTAATCGCAATTAATGGTATCAGTCTTAGCCAGTCAATGAAAGCTATGGATATTTTAAATAAATTCAGCAGTGAATTTATCACTTATACTGTTCTGCGGAATGATGAAATTATGGATTTCAAAATCTGGGTTTATAAATTCACAAACTATAGTTTCCTTATATTCTGGATAGTCGGACTCGGATTTCTCTTTGTCGGTACCGCGGTTGGCTATTCAAAACCAAAAGAACTTACTTCGAAACTCTTTTTCTTCTTCAGCGCTGCAGCATCCATTGGACTTATTATGTATTCTGGAACAAGCCCCGCAGGAGCAATTCAGATTGAAATTGTCACTATTTGGCAGAAGATTTTCTTTATTACCTTAAATATACTCTTTCTTACGGGAGCTGTTTGCATTCCTCCTTTGTACGTGCATCTTTTTCTTACCTTCCCGGTAAAGTATGAATTCCGTCGCAGGAAACTTTTTATACTGCTTCTATATGCAATCGTTGTTCTTCCGGTATTAGTTAATATTATTACATCTGCAAAGTTTAACAGAATTCTCTCATTATTCTTATTTCAGGTAGCACCTGTTCTTTACTTTATTCTTGGTACTGTATTCTACCGCCGTTCCTTGAGTAAAGTTATCGACCCCGCTTTGAAAAAATCCCTGTCAATTATCAGCAAAGGATTTTTCCTGGGCGGACTCGGCATTTCTTATTACTTGATCTATAATCTTATTAATAATAAACCCGTATTTCTTGTTAATCCGATTCACCTTACTCCAAGTATTCTCGTAATGGCAATTCCTATTTCATTCGGTTATTCAATCATGAAATACAGGATTTTCGATACTGAATTTCTTGTTAAAAAAAGTATTGTCTTCGGTATCGTCACATTGACAATAGTTATTCTGTACCTCGTTCTCGTGTTTGTTTTGAATTCTTTCTTCAGAGAAGTTTTTGAAGGGAGCAACCAGATGATGATTATTACTTTTATTATAATTTTTACATTCTCTTTCGATTTCGTCAATAAACAAGCTAAGTCGTTTGTCGATAAACAGTTCTTCAGAGAAAATTATAATTACCGTAAATCACTTCTCGAGTTCTCTAAAGAACTTTCTCGTATATCCGACATAGATGACCTTGTCGCTAAAATCAGAACTTTCCTGAATGAAACAGTTGGGATTAATTATTTTAATCTTCGTGTTTTAAGCTCCAAATACATTAAGTCACTCGGCCTGACTAATGATTTTGACCTTGATAAACTCCTTCTCAAAATTACTAAATATAATTCTGGTGAAGCTGTCATCATAAACGCAGCTAACATAAACGAACTCGGTATTTCTGACACAGAAAAATCTTTGCTTTCCGGTATAAATTTAATTATTCCCATTAACCATAAAAATGAGTTAATTGGAGCTCTTACATTCGGCAGTAAAAGTTCGGGAAAAGCCTTCTCAGAAGAGGATATCGATTTGCTTAAATCATTTGCATCTCAAAGTGCAGTATCTCTCGAAAACACACGTCTCAATATCGAACAGATTAATAAACAAAAATATGAAGAAGAAGTCAACATAGCAAAACGTATCCAGAACGGCCTTCTGCCGAAAGAAAAGTCTGCTCATAGCAGACTTGTTATTTCAGGATATTCCGAACCCGCTCGGGAAATTGGTGGTGATTTTTATGATATAATAAACATATCAAAAGATAAGGTTCTCGTGGCTATTGCAGATGTATCTGACAAAGGAATACCCGCCGCACTTTATATGTCTCAGGTTCAGGCGGTTCTGCAGTTTGCTTCGAACATATTCCCGTCCCCTAAAGAAATGCTCGGTGAAATCAACAAACAAATTTACAGTCAATTCAATAGAAAATCTTTCGTTACAATACTTCTTGCTCTATTCGACCTTAACCAAAATATAGTACAGGTCGCGCGGGCAGGACATACTCCTTTAATTAGACTTCGTAACAATAGTATTGAAAACATATATACAAAGGGAATTGGCATCGGACTAGATAAAGAAAATATTTTTAACACAAACATCGAAGAACAAACATTTGATATCACCCCCAATGACATATACATGTTGTATTCAGACGGCGTTTCTGAATCAATGAATGCACAAAAAGACCTATTTGGCTCCGAGCGTATCGAAAAAATTCTTCTTCAAAATCATAATGCCTCCCCGGAAACCATAAAATCATCTCTCCTCGCATCCATTAGTAATTTCACTCAGAACATAGAAATACACGACGACATAACATTCGTAATACTGAAAATCACCCCATAA
- a CDS encoding Gfo/Idh/MocA family oxidoreductase yields MNVGVIGTGYWGPNIIRNFLSNCNVKKVYSSDLDINRLQKMKLRFPEIEIIKDSIDLIKLIDIDIIAISTPVDSHYMLAKSALEAGKHIWVEKPFMSDSKEAEEIIELSTRKNLKVFVDHTFIYTGSVMKMKEIIDSGDLGNIYYFDSVRINLGLFQSDVNVIWDLAPHDLSIMKYVLPKKVVAVSANGIANYYKQENIAHISVYFENNCFAHFHVNWTSPVKIRKMIAGGDKKMLVFDDMENFEKIKIYDSGVNMNNKQNIYDALVQYRIGDMYSPKVNQTEALSLGVSEFIKSIQDNRDPLTNAYDGLEVVRILEAANKSIKNRGKLITL; encoded by the coding sequence ATGAATGTCGGTGTTATCGGAACAGGTTATTGGGGACCAAATATTATCAGAAATTTTCTAAGCAATTGTAATGTAAAAAAAGTGTATTCGAGCGATCTTGATATAAATCGTCTACAAAAAATGAAATTGCGTTTTCCTGAGATTGAAATAATAAAAGACAGTATAGATTTAATAAAACTAATTGACATTGACATTATAGCAATTAGTACACCAGTAGATTCTCATTATATGCTCGCGAAATCAGCATTAGAAGCGGGTAAACACATTTGGGTAGAAAAGCCTTTTATGTCAGATTCAAAAGAGGCAGAAGAAATAATTGAACTATCAACAAGAAAAAACCTGAAAGTATTTGTAGATCACACTTTTATTTATACTGGATCAGTAATGAAAATGAAAGAAATTATAGATTCTGGTGATTTAGGAAATATTTATTATTTTGATTCAGTAAGAATTAATCTTGGTCTTTTTCAATCTGATGTAAATGTTATTTGGGACTTAGCCCCACATGATCTATCTATAATGAAATATGTACTTCCCAAAAAGGTAGTTGCTGTTTCAGCAAACGGAATTGCGAATTATTATAAGCAAGAAAATATTGCCCACATTTCTGTTTATTTTGAAAATAACTGTTTTGCCCATTTTCATGTTAATTGGACTTCGCCAGTTAAAATTAGAAAAATGATTGCAGGGGGGGATAAGAAGATGCTTGTATTTGATGATATGGAGAATTTTGAAAAGATTAAGATTTATGATTCTGGGGTTAATATGAATAATAAGCAGAATATTTATGATGCATTAGTTCAATACAGAATAGGCGATATGTATTCACCAAAGGTTAATCAAACAGAGGCTTTATCTCTTGGTGTGTCAGAATTTATTAAATCAATTCAAGATAACAGGGATCCATTAACAAATGCATATGACGGTCTGGAAGTCGTAAGAATTCTAGAAGCCGCGAATAAGTCAATAAAAAATAGAGGAAAACTTATAACATTATAA
- a CDS encoding SpoIIE family protein phosphatase produces MKFLSKYTDNTLRFFIIILTLYALIFAGIPIFNSIFTKRLTFDDCSKIESVDINGNVHVEISRLFPNGVGEKSGLKVGDKILAVNGIPVNSMNEFLNIIVKVDTHVPALYTIERQTEIKSIVVPVYKYFHLIFYIFAFLGLGFLMNGFFVGISKPKELTSQIFFLFGFFSSVGFMIYGGVWYYVGYSGTLMIHYYMANIFVYPLLFHFFTIYPVFVNFKKRKLIIFFVYLYSLILSFPLLLSEQSELFLDKSPVVSILVSYSPLLIIIAAFSIFVKSYLKIRNPERKEPLRVLLIGLIIGLAGFAYYYFVFSLFVINLGMSPLYRLPAIMVLAIPITFGYSIYKFRILDTEFFVKRGIVFTLAALVTIVAYLFAIDMLETIFEYYKFSNKQLITVITVILVIFSFSYITKLIKSFVDKRFYKTRYNYRKSLLNFSNELPYLNNMDEVAVKLKNTLSETMGVKKVEFLEIKGKYCVSDNPEDKLINDLCFYLFENDKNPKLLFDINMAENSIPHEYAEYIKKENIVLALPVLVKDELIASINLGEKPEGSPYTDEDIDLLKTICSNISVVYENSRLRLEEIRKNKIEEELKVAKNIQEGLLPDRDYKCEHLEISCASSPARIIGGDFFDIICLDKDNILIVIADVSGKGLPAALYMAKVQALIRFAAKIFKTPREIIIEVNKQIFGKFERNAFVTVSLGMFNIKERKLKYVRAGHNPAIFARNGSVELLNTRGIGLGLDKDHLFSKHLDEHELKLESNSIVLFYTDGLNEAMNRNKEEFGMERLINLIRQNKHLSPSDINRKLESNVKSFVKDAEQHDDITFVVVKTY; encoded by the coding sequence TTGAAGTTTCTAAGTAAATATACAGATAATACTCTTAGGTTTTTTATTATTATTCTGACACTATATGCACTCATATTTGCAGGTATTCCTATATTTAATTCAATTTTCACAAAGCGGCTTACATTTGATGATTGCAGCAAAATTGAATCAGTTGATATAAACGGAAATGTACATGTTGAGATTTCCCGCCTTTTTCCTAATGGCGTCGGAGAAAAATCAGGTCTAAAAGTAGGCGATAAAATTCTTGCTGTAAACGGTATCCCTGTTAACTCAATGAATGAATTCCTGAATATAATCGTTAAAGTTGATACCCACGTGCCTGCACTGTACACAATCGAAAGACAGACAGAAATAAAAAGTATTGTAGTTCCTGTTTATAAATATTTTCATCTTATATTCTATATTTTTGCTTTTCTCGGACTCGGGTTTCTTATGAATGGATTCTTTGTCGGCATTTCAAAACCAAAAGAACTAACATCGCAAATTTTCTTCCTCTTTGGGTTTTTCTCGTCAGTAGGTTTTATGATTTATGGCGGTGTATGGTACTATGTAGGTTACAGCGGTACCCTTATGATACACTATTATATGGCGAATATTTTTGTTTACCCTCTGCTGTTCCACTTTTTCACGATTTATCCCGTTTTTGTTAACTTTAAAAAACGGAAATTAATTATATTTTTTGTTTACCTTTATTCACTGATTTTAAGTTTTCCGCTTCTGCTGTCTGAACAATCTGAACTTTTTCTAGATAAAAGCCCTGTCGTCTCTATATTGGTTAGCTATTCACCGTTGTTAATCATAATCGCCGCATTTTCAATTTTTGTTAAATCATACTTAAAAATAAGAAATCCTGAACGAAAAGAACCACTCAGGGTTCTCTTGATAGGACTCATAATAGGTCTTGCAGGGTTTGCTTATTATTATTTTGTGTTCTCACTTTTTGTTATTAATCTCGGAATGAGCCCTCTGTATCGTTTGCCGGCTATAATGGTTCTTGCAATTCCAATTACTTTTGGATATTCTATATATAAATTCAGAATTTTAGACACTGAATTTTTCGTAAAACGTGGTATAGTATTTACGCTTGCTGCTTTGGTAACTATCGTAGCGTATCTTTTTGCGATTGATATGCTCGAAACTATTTTTGAATACTATAAATTCAGCAATAAGCAGCTGATAACCGTTATTACCGTTATTCTCGTAATATTTTCTTTTAGTTATATTACTAAACTTATTAAATCATTCGTCGATAAAAGATTTTATAAAACCAGGTATAATTATAGGAAGTCCCTTCTGAATTTTTCAAACGAACTGCCCTATCTGAATAATATGGATGAAGTTGCCGTGAAATTGAAGAATACTCTGTCGGAAACTATGGGTGTTAAGAAAGTGGAATTCTTGGAAATCAAAGGGAAGTACTGTGTTTCGGATAATCCTGAAGATAAACTTATAAATGACCTTTGTTTTTATCTATTCGAAAATGATAAGAACCCGAAACTTCTTTTTGATATTAATATGGCGGAAAATAGTATCCCGCATGAATACGCCGAATATATTAAAAAAGAGAATATCGTTCTTGCTTTGCCCGTGCTCGTAAAAGATGAACTAATTGCCTCAATTAATCTGGGAGAAAAACCCGAAGGCTCTCCTTACACAGATGAAGATATAGACCTCTTGAAAACTATTTGCTCTAATATTTCTGTCGTTTATGAAAATTCAAGACTGCGTTTAGAAGAGATTAGAAAGAATAAGATTGAAGAAGAACTGAAAGTAGCAAAGAATATTCAGGAAGGACTTCTGCCTGATAGAGATTATAAGTGCGAACATCTTGAGATAAGTTGTGCTTCATCCCCCGCAAGAATAATAGGTGGGGATTTCTTCGATATTATTTGTTTGGACAAAGATAATATTCTTATAGTTATCGCGGATGTCTCAGGTAAAGGTCTTCCCGCAGCACTCTATATGGCGAAAGTGCAGGCATTAATCAGATTTGCTGCAAAAATCTTCAAAACTCCTAGGGAAATAATCATCGAAGTAAATAAACAGATTTTCGGTAAGTTTGAGAGAAATGCATTCGTCACAGTTTCGCTCGGAATGTTTAATATTAAAGAGCGAAAACTTAAATATGTGCGGGCAGGTCATAACCCTGCAATATTTGCAAGAAACGGCTCTGTTGAATTGCTTAATACACGCGGAATTGGGCTTGGTCTGGATAAAGACCATCTTTTTTCAAAGCATCTTGATGAACATGAACTTAAACTGGAAAGTAATAGTATAGTGCTCTTTTACACAGATGGTTTAAATGAAGCAATGAATAGAAATAAAGAAGAATTTGGTATGGAAAGATTAATTAATTTAATACGCCAGAACAAACACCTGTCACCGTCTGATATCAACAGAAAACTCGAATCAAATGTAAAATCTTTCGTAAAAGATGCTGAACAGCATGACGATATAACTTTTGTGGTTGTAAAAACGTATTAA
- a CDS encoding acyltransferase yields the protein MAKIIKNVKLGTDVKIFDFVNLYGCSIDDNTKIGTFVEIQKNVIIGKNCKISTHTFICEGVHIEDNVFIGHNVTFINDKYPRSTNEDGNMQTETDWKVVETVVKKGASIGSSATILCGVTIGENSIVGAGSVVTKNVPASTIVAGVPAKVIKKNI from the coding sequence ATGGCAAAGATTATTAAGAATGTAAAGTTAGGGACAGATGTTAAAATATTTGATTTTGTTAATCTATATGGATGTTCAATTGATGATAATACGAAGATTGGTACCTTTGTTGAGATACAGAAAAATGTAATAATTGGAAAAAACTGCAAGATATCTACGCACACATTTATTTGTGAAGGTGTACATATAGAGGATAATGTATTTATTGGTCATAATGTAACCTTTATTAACGACAAGTACCCTCGTTCGACTAACGAGGATGGAAATATGCAAACCGAGACTGACTGGAAAGTTGTAGAAACAGTTGTTAAAAAAGGTGCTTCAATTGGCTCATCAGCAACTATTCTTTGCGGCGTAACAATAGGGGAGAATTCTATAGTGGGAGCAGGTTCGGTAGTTACAAAAAATGTTCCTGCCTCGACCATTGTTGCTGGTGTACCTGCAAAGGTTATTAAAAAAAACATATAG